In one Conger conger chromosome 5, fConCon1.1, whole genome shotgun sequence genomic region, the following are encoded:
- the lbr gene encoding delta(14)-sterol reductase LBR isoform X2, producing the protein MPTNRFQNGDMVMGRWPGSNLYYEVKVLSYDSPKQLYTVIYKDGTELELKEADIKSQTGFRQGSSRSRSRSRSPSRRQSRSRSPGRTSRRSSSRRSSSRSRESRKPKELLEVRLSPVAKPVENSSNNKHDKKEENDTVEKVNEKTESETDHSRASRYNLRRRKEDAVAKATPREEPKTRAVEPLTVTKRWATPKTTELDFGGRIGAFFMLLFLPAVVFALLLTCMADGSILSFPPPVPPPQAFWSTQAFAVVLLWILFQAVLYMLPVGKVTEGIPLKSGKRLKYRMNGFFAFLVTALAVGVAVYYEVDFSYVHEHFLQLATSALLVSALLSVYLYVRSRWAAGDELAPGGNSGHVMYDFFMGHEHNPRIKNFDLKFFFEMRPCLIGWILINFALMLTEMKIHKLDYPSSAMLLVNFFQFLYIADALWLEEAILSTMDFTYEGFGFMLAFGDLVWVPFTFTLQAFYLVNHPNALSLPWVVAIFAINAVGYYIFRMSNLEKNTFRRNPSDPKVSHLRTIPTAAGRSLLVSGWWGFVRHPNYLGDLIMALAWSLPCGFNHLLPYYYLIYFTIFLIHRDARDERQCRKKHGLAWEEYCRQVRYRIFPRIY; encoded by the exons ATGCCGACTAACAGGTTTCAGAACGGGGACATGGTGATGGGCCGCTGGCCTGGCAGTAACCTGTACTACGAGGTGAAAGTGCTGAGCTATGACTCCCCCAAGCAGCTCTATACGGTCATCTACAAAGATGGAACGGAGCTGGAACTGAAGGAAGCTGACATCAAG AGCCAGACGGGGTTTCGTCAGGGCAGCAGCCGCTCCCggtcccgctcccgctccccgTCCCGGAGGCAGAGCCGCTCCCGCTCCCCGGGCAGGACGTCCCGCCGCTCCTCGTCCCGCCGCTCCTCGTCCCGCAGCCGGGAGTCCCGCAAGCCCAAGGAGCTGCTGGAGGTCAGGCTGTCCCCCGTG GCAAAGCCAGTGGAGAACAGTAGCAACAACAAGCATGACAAGAAAGAGGAAAACGACACTGTTGAGAAGGTCAACGAG AAGACTGAGAGCGAGACGGACCATAGCCGTGCGAGCCGCTACAACCTGCGCCGCAGGAAGGAAGACGCCGTCGCCAAGGCGACCCCGCGCGAGGAGCCGAAGACCAGGGCCGTGGAGCCGCTGACCGTGACCAAGAGATGGGCAACCCCCAAAACCACCGAGCTGGACTTCGGGGGAAGAATAG GGGCCTTCTTcatgctcctcttcctcccggcGGTGGTCTTCGCCCTCCTGCTGACCTGCATGGCCGACGGCAGCATCCTCAGCTTCCCGCCCCCCGTCCCGCCCCCGCAGGCCTTCTGGAGCACCCAGGCTTTCGCCGTGGTCCTCCTGTGGATCCTCTTCCAGGCCGTCCTCTACATGCTCCCGGTGGGGAAG GTTACTGAAGGAATTCCACTTAAGAGCGGGAAGAGGCTGAAATACAGGATGAATG GATTCTTTGCTTTTCTGGTCACTGCGTTGGCTGTGGGAGTGGCTGTGTACTACGAGGTGGACTTCAGCTACGTGCACGAGCACTTCCTGCAGCTGGCCACGTCGGCCCTGCTGGTCTCTGCGCTCCTGAGCGTGTACCTGTACGTGCGCTCCCGCTGGGCGGCCGGGGACGAGCTCGCTCCGGGGGGGAACTCTG GTCATGTGATGTACGATTTCTTCATGGGACACGAGCACAATCCAAGAATTAAGAACTTCGATCTCAAGTTCTTCTTTGAAATGCGTCCTTGTTTGATTGGCTGG ATTCTGATCAACTTTGCGCTGATGcttactgaaatgaaaattcaCAAGCTTGACTATCCCTCATCGGCCATGTTACTGGTCAACTTCTTCCAGTTCCTATACATCGCAGATGCTCTTTGGCTCGAG GAAGCGATTCTGTCCACGATGGACTTTACGTACGAGGGTTTTGGGTTCATGCTGGCGTTCGGGGACCTGGTCTGGGTGCCCTTCACCTTCACTCTGCAGGCATTCTACCTCGTCAATCATCCCAacgccctctctctgccctgggtGGTGGCCATCTTTGCGATTAACG CGGTTGGATATTACATCTTCCGTATGTCCAACTTGGAGAAGAACACCTTCAGAAGAAACCCCTCGGACCCTAAGGTGTCTC ACCTGCGGACCATTCCTACTGCAGCCGGCAGGTCTCTGCTGGTGTCTGGCTGGTGGGGGTTTGTTCGCCATCCGAACTACCTGGGTGATCTCATCATGGCTTTGGCATGGTCCCTCCCGTGCG GATTCAACCACCTTCTACCGTACTATTATCTGATTTACTTCACTATTTTCCTAATCCACCGTGATGCTCGTGATGAGAGACAGTGCAGGAAGAAGCACGGATTGGCGTGGGAAGAGTACTGTCGACAAGTGCGCTACCGTATCTTTCCACGCATCTACTAA
- the lbr gene encoding delta(14)-sterol reductase LBR isoform X4 encodes MPTNRFQNGDMVMGRWPGSNLYYEVKVLSYDSPKQLYTVIYKDGTELELKEADIKSQTGFRQGSSRSRSRSRSPSRRQSRSRSPGRTSRRSSSRRSSSRSRESRKPKELLEAKPVENSSNNKHDKKEENDTVEKVNEKTESETDHSRASRYNLRRRKEDAVAKATPREEPKTRAVEPLTVTKRWATPKTTELDFGGRIGAFFMLLFLPAVVFALLLTCMADGSILSFPPPVPPPQAFWSTQAFAVVLLWILFQAVLYMLPVGKVTEGIPLKSGKRLKYRMNGFFAFLVTALAVGVAVYYEVDFSYVHEHFLQLATSALLVSALLSVYLYVRSRWAAGDELAPGGNSGHVMYDFFMGHEHNPRIKNFDLKFFFEMRPCLIGWILINFALMLTEMKIHKLDYPSSAMLLVNFFQFLYIADALWLEEAILSTMDFTYEGFGFMLAFGDLVWVPFTFTLQAFYLVNHPNALSLPWVVAIFAINAVGYYIFRMSNLEKNTFRRNPSDPKVSHLRTIPTAAGRSLLVSGWWGFVRHPNYLGDLIMALAWSLPCGFNHLLPYYYLIYFTIFLIHRDARDERQCRKKHGLAWEEYCRQVRYRIFPRIY; translated from the exons ATGCCGACTAACAGGTTTCAGAACGGGGACATGGTGATGGGCCGCTGGCCTGGCAGTAACCTGTACTACGAGGTGAAAGTGCTGAGCTATGACTCCCCCAAGCAGCTCTATACGGTCATCTACAAAGATGGAACGGAGCTGGAACTGAAGGAAGCTGACATCAAG AGCCAGACGGGGTTTCGTCAGGGCAGCAGCCGCTCCCggtcccgctcccgctccccgTCCCGGAGGCAGAGCCGCTCCCGCTCCCCGGGCAGGACGTCCCGCCGCTCCTCGTCCCGCCGCTCCTCGTCCCGCAGCCGGGAGTCCCGCAAGCCCAAGGAGCTGCTGGAG GCAAAGCCAGTGGAGAACAGTAGCAACAACAAGCATGACAAGAAAGAGGAAAACGACACTGTTGAGAAGGTCAACGAG AAGACTGAGAGCGAGACGGACCATAGCCGTGCGAGCCGCTACAACCTGCGCCGCAGGAAGGAAGACGCCGTCGCCAAGGCGACCCCGCGCGAGGAGCCGAAGACCAGGGCCGTGGAGCCGCTGACCGTGACCAAGAGATGGGCAACCCCCAAAACCACCGAGCTGGACTTCGGGGGAAGAATAG GGGCCTTCTTcatgctcctcttcctcccggcGGTGGTCTTCGCCCTCCTGCTGACCTGCATGGCCGACGGCAGCATCCTCAGCTTCCCGCCCCCCGTCCCGCCCCCGCAGGCCTTCTGGAGCACCCAGGCTTTCGCCGTGGTCCTCCTGTGGATCCTCTTCCAGGCCGTCCTCTACATGCTCCCGGTGGGGAAG GTTACTGAAGGAATTCCACTTAAGAGCGGGAAGAGGCTGAAATACAGGATGAATG GATTCTTTGCTTTTCTGGTCACTGCGTTGGCTGTGGGAGTGGCTGTGTACTACGAGGTGGACTTCAGCTACGTGCACGAGCACTTCCTGCAGCTGGCCACGTCGGCCCTGCTGGTCTCTGCGCTCCTGAGCGTGTACCTGTACGTGCGCTCCCGCTGGGCGGCCGGGGACGAGCTCGCTCCGGGGGGGAACTCTG GTCATGTGATGTACGATTTCTTCATGGGACACGAGCACAATCCAAGAATTAAGAACTTCGATCTCAAGTTCTTCTTTGAAATGCGTCCTTGTTTGATTGGCTGG ATTCTGATCAACTTTGCGCTGATGcttactgaaatgaaaattcaCAAGCTTGACTATCCCTCATCGGCCATGTTACTGGTCAACTTCTTCCAGTTCCTATACATCGCAGATGCTCTTTGGCTCGAG GAAGCGATTCTGTCCACGATGGACTTTACGTACGAGGGTTTTGGGTTCATGCTGGCGTTCGGGGACCTGGTCTGGGTGCCCTTCACCTTCACTCTGCAGGCATTCTACCTCGTCAATCATCCCAacgccctctctctgccctgggtGGTGGCCATCTTTGCGATTAACG CGGTTGGATATTACATCTTCCGTATGTCCAACTTGGAGAAGAACACCTTCAGAAGAAACCCCTCGGACCCTAAGGTGTCTC ACCTGCGGACCATTCCTACTGCAGCCGGCAGGTCTCTGCTGGTGTCTGGCTGGTGGGGGTTTGTTCGCCATCCGAACTACCTGGGTGATCTCATCATGGCTTTGGCATGGTCCCTCCCGTGCG GATTCAACCACCTTCTACCGTACTATTATCTGATTTACTTCACTATTTTCCTAATCCACCGTGATGCTCGTGATGAGAGACAGTGCAGGAAGAAGCACGGATTGGCGTGGGAAGAGTACTGTCGACAAGTGCGCTACCGTATCTTTCCACGCATCTACTAA
- the lbr gene encoding delta(14)-sterol reductase LBR isoform X1, which yields MPTNRFQNGDMVMGRWPGSNLYYEVKVLSYDSPKQLYTVIYKDGTELELKEADIKSQTGFRQGSSRSRSRSRSPSRRQSRSRSPGRTSRRSSSRRSSSRSRESRKPKELLEVRLSPVAKPVENSSNNKHDKKEENDTVEKVNEQKTESETDHSRASRYNLRRRKEDAVAKATPREEPKTRAVEPLTVTKRWATPKTTELDFGGRIGAFFMLLFLPAVVFALLLTCMADGSILSFPPPVPPPQAFWSTQAFAVVLLWILFQAVLYMLPVGKVTEGIPLKSGKRLKYRMNGFFAFLVTALAVGVAVYYEVDFSYVHEHFLQLATSALLVSALLSVYLYVRSRWAAGDELAPGGNSGHVMYDFFMGHEHNPRIKNFDLKFFFEMRPCLIGWILINFALMLTEMKIHKLDYPSSAMLLVNFFQFLYIADALWLEEAILSTMDFTYEGFGFMLAFGDLVWVPFTFTLQAFYLVNHPNALSLPWVVAIFAINAVGYYIFRMSNLEKNTFRRNPSDPKVSHLRTIPTAAGRSLLVSGWWGFVRHPNYLGDLIMALAWSLPCGFNHLLPYYYLIYFTIFLIHRDARDERQCRKKHGLAWEEYCRQVRYRIFPRIY from the exons ATGCCGACTAACAGGTTTCAGAACGGGGACATGGTGATGGGCCGCTGGCCTGGCAGTAACCTGTACTACGAGGTGAAAGTGCTGAGCTATGACTCCCCCAAGCAGCTCTATACGGTCATCTACAAAGATGGAACGGAGCTGGAACTGAAGGAAGCTGACATCAAG AGCCAGACGGGGTTTCGTCAGGGCAGCAGCCGCTCCCggtcccgctcccgctccccgTCCCGGAGGCAGAGCCGCTCCCGCTCCCCGGGCAGGACGTCCCGCCGCTCCTCGTCCCGCCGCTCCTCGTCCCGCAGCCGGGAGTCCCGCAAGCCCAAGGAGCTGCTGGAGGTCAGGCTGTCCCCCGTG GCAAAGCCAGTGGAGAACAGTAGCAACAACAAGCATGACAAGAAAGAGGAAAACGACACTGTTGAGAAGGTCAACGAG CAGAAGACTGAGAGCGAGACGGACCATAGCCGTGCGAGCCGCTACAACCTGCGCCGCAGGAAGGAAGACGCCGTCGCCAAGGCGACCCCGCGCGAGGAGCCGAAGACCAGGGCCGTGGAGCCGCTGACCGTGACCAAGAGATGGGCAACCCCCAAAACCACCGAGCTGGACTTCGGGGGAAGAATAG GGGCCTTCTTcatgctcctcttcctcccggcGGTGGTCTTCGCCCTCCTGCTGACCTGCATGGCCGACGGCAGCATCCTCAGCTTCCCGCCCCCCGTCCCGCCCCCGCAGGCCTTCTGGAGCACCCAGGCTTTCGCCGTGGTCCTCCTGTGGATCCTCTTCCAGGCCGTCCTCTACATGCTCCCGGTGGGGAAG GTTACTGAAGGAATTCCACTTAAGAGCGGGAAGAGGCTGAAATACAGGATGAATG GATTCTTTGCTTTTCTGGTCACTGCGTTGGCTGTGGGAGTGGCTGTGTACTACGAGGTGGACTTCAGCTACGTGCACGAGCACTTCCTGCAGCTGGCCACGTCGGCCCTGCTGGTCTCTGCGCTCCTGAGCGTGTACCTGTACGTGCGCTCCCGCTGGGCGGCCGGGGACGAGCTCGCTCCGGGGGGGAACTCTG GTCATGTGATGTACGATTTCTTCATGGGACACGAGCACAATCCAAGAATTAAGAACTTCGATCTCAAGTTCTTCTTTGAAATGCGTCCTTGTTTGATTGGCTGG ATTCTGATCAACTTTGCGCTGATGcttactgaaatgaaaattcaCAAGCTTGACTATCCCTCATCGGCCATGTTACTGGTCAACTTCTTCCAGTTCCTATACATCGCAGATGCTCTTTGGCTCGAG GAAGCGATTCTGTCCACGATGGACTTTACGTACGAGGGTTTTGGGTTCATGCTGGCGTTCGGGGACCTGGTCTGGGTGCCCTTCACCTTCACTCTGCAGGCATTCTACCTCGTCAATCATCCCAacgccctctctctgccctgggtGGTGGCCATCTTTGCGATTAACG CGGTTGGATATTACATCTTCCGTATGTCCAACTTGGAGAAGAACACCTTCAGAAGAAACCCCTCGGACCCTAAGGTGTCTC ACCTGCGGACCATTCCTACTGCAGCCGGCAGGTCTCTGCTGGTGTCTGGCTGGTGGGGGTTTGTTCGCCATCCGAACTACCTGGGTGATCTCATCATGGCTTTGGCATGGTCCCTCCCGTGCG GATTCAACCACCTTCTACCGTACTATTATCTGATTTACTTCACTATTTTCCTAATCCACCGTGATGCTCGTGATGAGAGACAGTGCAGGAAGAAGCACGGATTGGCGTGGGAAGAGTACTGTCGACAAGTGCGCTACCGTATCTTTCCACGCATCTACTAA
- the lbr gene encoding delta(14)-sterol reductase LBR isoform X3, with product MPTNRFQNGDMVMGRWPGSNLYYEVKVLSYDSPKQLYTVIYKDGTELELKEADIKSQTGFRQGSSRSRSRSRSPSRRQSRSRSPGRTSRRSSSRRSSSRSRESRKPKELLEAKPVENSSNNKHDKKEENDTVEKVNEQKTESETDHSRASRYNLRRRKEDAVAKATPREEPKTRAVEPLTVTKRWATPKTTELDFGGRIGAFFMLLFLPAVVFALLLTCMADGSILSFPPPVPPPQAFWSTQAFAVVLLWILFQAVLYMLPVGKVTEGIPLKSGKRLKYRMNGFFAFLVTALAVGVAVYYEVDFSYVHEHFLQLATSALLVSALLSVYLYVRSRWAAGDELAPGGNSGHVMYDFFMGHEHNPRIKNFDLKFFFEMRPCLIGWILINFALMLTEMKIHKLDYPSSAMLLVNFFQFLYIADALWLEEAILSTMDFTYEGFGFMLAFGDLVWVPFTFTLQAFYLVNHPNALSLPWVVAIFAINAVGYYIFRMSNLEKNTFRRNPSDPKVSHLRTIPTAAGRSLLVSGWWGFVRHPNYLGDLIMALAWSLPCGFNHLLPYYYLIYFTIFLIHRDARDERQCRKKHGLAWEEYCRQVRYRIFPRIY from the exons ATGCCGACTAACAGGTTTCAGAACGGGGACATGGTGATGGGCCGCTGGCCTGGCAGTAACCTGTACTACGAGGTGAAAGTGCTGAGCTATGACTCCCCCAAGCAGCTCTATACGGTCATCTACAAAGATGGAACGGAGCTGGAACTGAAGGAAGCTGACATCAAG AGCCAGACGGGGTTTCGTCAGGGCAGCAGCCGCTCCCggtcccgctcccgctccccgTCCCGGAGGCAGAGCCGCTCCCGCTCCCCGGGCAGGACGTCCCGCCGCTCCTCGTCCCGCCGCTCCTCGTCCCGCAGCCGGGAGTCCCGCAAGCCCAAGGAGCTGCTGGAG GCAAAGCCAGTGGAGAACAGTAGCAACAACAAGCATGACAAGAAAGAGGAAAACGACACTGTTGAGAAGGTCAACGAG CAGAAGACTGAGAGCGAGACGGACCATAGCCGTGCGAGCCGCTACAACCTGCGCCGCAGGAAGGAAGACGCCGTCGCCAAGGCGACCCCGCGCGAGGAGCCGAAGACCAGGGCCGTGGAGCCGCTGACCGTGACCAAGAGATGGGCAACCCCCAAAACCACCGAGCTGGACTTCGGGGGAAGAATAG GGGCCTTCTTcatgctcctcttcctcccggcGGTGGTCTTCGCCCTCCTGCTGACCTGCATGGCCGACGGCAGCATCCTCAGCTTCCCGCCCCCCGTCCCGCCCCCGCAGGCCTTCTGGAGCACCCAGGCTTTCGCCGTGGTCCTCCTGTGGATCCTCTTCCAGGCCGTCCTCTACATGCTCCCGGTGGGGAAG GTTACTGAAGGAATTCCACTTAAGAGCGGGAAGAGGCTGAAATACAGGATGAATG GATTCTTTGCTTTTCTGGTCACTGCGTTGGCTGTGGGAGTGGCTGTGTACTACGAGGTGGACTTCAGCTACGTGCACGAGCACTTCCTGCAGCTGGCCACGTCGGCCCTGCTGGTCTCTGCGCTCCTGAGCGTGTACCTGTACGTGCGCTCCCGCTGGGCGGCCGGGGACGAGCTCGCTCCGGGGGGGAACTCTG GTCATGTGATGTACGATTTCTTCATGGGACACGAGCACAATCCAAGAATTAAGAACTTCGATCTCAAGTTCTTCTTTGAAATGCGTCCTTGTTTGATTGGCTGG ATTCTGATCAACTTTGCGCTGATGcttactgaaatgaaaattcaCAAGCTTGACTATCCCTCATCGGCCATGTTACTGGTCAACTTCTTCCAGTTCCTATACATCGCAGATGCTCTTTGGCTCGAG GAAGCGATTCTGTCCACGATGGACTTTACGTACGAGGGTTTTGGGTTCATGCTGGCGTTCGGGGACCTGGTCTGGGTGCCCTTCACCTTCACTCTGCAGGCATTCTACCTCGTCAATCATCCCAacgccctctctctgccctgggtGGTGGCCATCTTTGCGATTAACG CGGTTGGATATTACATCTTCCGTATGTCCAACTTGGAGAAGAACACCTTCAGAAGAAACCCCTCGGACCCTAAGGTGTCTC ACCTGCGGACCATTCCTACTGCAGCCGGCAGGTCTCTGCTGGTGTCTGGCTGGTGGGGGTTTGTTCGCCATCCGAACTACCTGGGTGATCTCATCATGGCTTTGGCATGGTCCCTCCCGTGCG GATTCAACCACCTTCTACCGTACTATTATCTGATTTACTTCACTATTTTCCTAATCCACCGTGATGCTCGTGATGAGAGACAGTGCAGGAAGAAGCACGGATTGGCGTGGGAAGAGTACTGTCGACAAGTGCGCTACCGTATCTTTCCACGCATCTACTAA